A single region of the Jatrophihabitans sp. GAS493 genome encodes:
- a CDS encoding phospholipid carrier-dependent glycosyltransferase: MSPNPASARVPTKARVKSSSKASADDATVDPRGSDGSKTTGSGSLARVQGWGRDRLTHRPELVILTLFALITRLVGVTKPAAVVFDEVYFKTAAGDYRTHQYFFDPHPPLSKLLISLWSWVAGQNPNVVASSTEADTAVRYLPAFAGAMLVPIVWIILRQLKASRRVAALGATAVLLDNALIVESRFVLTDSMLVAFGVGAIAAYLATRTRTGWRFWAFVVLAALLGGAAFATKWTGATALALIALIWLYDVVVKFYGDVIRAKRGIDRSWWRVAGVAAIFLVLPPLLYFAAFWIHFALLTHTGPGDAYMSARFQRTLIGNPNYDPNYHMTFWGKFWDTYHASTLYEKEVTKIGHPYGSRWNQWPLMNRSIYYWAGPSVGGEQGNIYLIGNPMVWWGAVIGMIAVASNMLFQLRRFAGYIFALCLLGVGYLANWLPFERIHRVMFLYHYLFALLYSIMFAVLGLGVLMNWNRESDEHFWSNWEWKRDWLYVTIFVVMLLGFLFIAPLTYGWQLSSGGLDLRMLLNKWR, from the coding sequence ATGTCGCCGAATCCCGCCTCCGCCCGAGTCCCGACGAAGGCGCGTGTGAAGTCGTCCAGCAAAGCCAGTGCCGACGATGCGACTGTCGACCCTCGCGGGTCCGACGGTTCGAAGACGACGGGCAGTGGTTCGCTGGCCCGCGTGCAGGGCTGGGGGCGCGACCGGCTGACCCACCGTCCCGAGCTGGTCATCCTGACCCTCTTCGCGCTCATCACTCGCCTGGTCGGGGTGACCAAGCCGGCTGCGGTCGTCTTCGACGAGGTGTACTTCAAGACCGCCGCCGGTGACTACCGCACGCACCAGTACTTCTTCGACCCCCACCCGCCGCTCTCCAAGCTGCTTATCTCGCTCTGGTCGTGGGTGGCCGGGCAGAACCCGAACGTAGTGGCCAGCAGCACCGAGGCCGACACCGCCGTTCGCTACCTGCCGGCCTTCGCCGGCGCCATGCTGGTGCCGATCGTCTGGATCATCCTGCGTCAGCTCAAGGCCAGTCGGCGGGTGGCGGCGCTGGGCGCGACCGCGGTGCTGCTGGATAACGCGCTGATCGTCGAGTCACGCTTCGTCCTCACCGACTCGATGCTCGTCGCGTTCGGCGTCGGCGCCATCGCCGCCTACCTGGCCACCCGGACCCGCACCGGCTGGCGCTTCTGGGCCTTCGTGGTCCTGGCTGCGCTCCTGGGCGGCGCGGCGTTCGCCACCAAGTGGACCGGGGCCACCGCGCTGGCCCTCATCGCTCTCATCTGGCTCTACGACGTCGTCGTCAAGTTCTACGGGGACGTCATTCGGGCCAAGCGTGGAATCGACCGCAGTTGGTGGCGGGTGGCCGGGGTCGCCGCCATCTTCCTGGTACTGCCGCCGCTGCTGTACTTCGCCGCCTTCTGGATCCACTTCGCGCTGCTGACCCACACCGGGCCGGGCGACGCCTATATGTCGGCCCGCTTCCAGCGCACCCTGATCGGTAACCCGAACTACGACCCGAACTATCACATGACGTTTTGGGGCAAGTTCTGGGACACCTATCACGCGTCGACGCTGTACGAGAAGGAAGTCACCAAGATCGGCCACCCGTACGGCTCGCGCTGGAATCAGTGGCCGCTGATGAACCGCTCCATCTACTACTGGGCCGGGCCGTCGGTCGGGGGCGAACAGGGCAACATCTACCTCATCGGCAATCCGATGGTCTGGTGGGGCGCGGTCATCGGGATGATCGCCGTCGCGTCGAACATGCTCTTCCAGCTGCGCCGCTTCGCCGGTTACATCTTCGCCCTCTGCCTGCTTGGCGTGGGTTATCTGGCGAACTGGCTGCCCTTCGAGCGCATCCACCGCGTCATGTTCCTCTACCACTATCTCTTCGCTCTGCTCTACAGCATCATGTTCGCCGTGCTCGGTCTCGGCGTGCTGATGAACTGGAACCGCGAATCGGATGAGCACTTCTGGTCGAACTGGGAGTGGAAGCGCGACTGGCTCTACGTCACGATCTTCGTCGTGATGCTGCTCGGCTTCCTCTTCATCGCCCCGCTCACCTACGGCTGGCAGCTCTCCTCGGGCGGTCTCGACCTGCGGATGCTGCTGAACAAGTGGCGGTAG
- a CDS encoding type IV pilus twitching motility protein PilT — MTSHTVGDVSQRSHGSVDLSEERAALDTMLTELVQAKGSDLHLGAGVAPKLRVSGDLYDMHGYPELTATDIAMLIRSIVTDGQWERFERTQELDLAHDVPGISRFRVNVFCERGGYGAVFRAIPHEIRSLAELEMPSVLGDFGNLHRGLVLVTGPTGSGKTTTLAALLDEINRRRSGHILTIEDPIEFVHHGRKSKITQREVGSDTASFAIALKAALRQDPDVILVGEMRDIETAAVAITAAETGHLVLATLHTSSAAQTIDRLIDMFPHEQQNTIRAQLANTLQGIVTQALVRRIDRPGRVAVTEVLVATSAIRNLVREGKIHQIPSFMQSSSLNGMHTFDSSLASQVRAGAIDERTARGLAHSPEDFDRLFGRR; from the coding sequence GTGACCAGTCACACCGTCGGAGACGTCTCGCAGCGTTCGCACGGATCGGTCGATCTGAGCGAGGAACGCGCTGCCCTGGACACGATGCTCACCGAGCTCGTCCAGGCCAAGGGCTCCGACCTGCACCTGGGCGCCGGCGTCGCGCCGAAGCTGCGCGTCAGCGGCGATCTCTACGACATGCACGGCTATCCCGAGCTCACCGCCACCGACATCGCGATGCTCATCCGCTCGATCGTCACCGACGGCCAATGGGAGCGATTCGAGCGCACCCAGGAACTGGACCTGGCCCACGACGTACCCGGCATCTCCCGCTTCCGAGTCAACGTCTTCTGCGAACGGGGTGGCTACGGCGCGGTCTTCCGGGCCATCCCGCACGAGATTCGTTCGCTGGCCGAGCTGGAGATGCCTTCAGTTCTCGGCGACTTCGGCAACCTGCACCGCGGCCTGGTGCTGGTGACCGGTCCGACCGGCTCGGGCAAGACGACCACGCTGGCCGCCCTGCTGGACGAGATCAACCGCCGCCGGTCAGGACACATCCTCACCATCGAGGACCCGATCGAGTTCGTGCACCACGGCCGCAAGAGCAAGATCACCCAGCGCGAGGTGGGCAGTGACACCGCCTCCTTCGCGATCGCGCTGAAGGCCGCTCTTCGTCAGGATCCGGACGTGATTCTGGTCGGGGAAATGCGAGACATCGAGACCGCCGCCGTCGCCATCACCGCGGCCGAGACCGGTCACCTCGTGCTGGCCACGCTGCACACCTCGAGCGCGGCCCAGACGATCGACCGTCTCATCGACATGTTCCCGCACGAGCAGCAGAACACGATCCGCGCTCAGCTGGCCAACACGCTGCAGGGCATCGTCACCCAGGCTCTGGTCCGCCGCATCGACCGGCCGGGGCGCGTCGCCGTCACCGAGGTGCTGGTCGCCACGTCGGCCATCCGCAACCTGGTGCGCGAGGGAAAGATCCACCAGATCCCGTCTTTCATGCAGTCCTCCAGCCTCAACGGCATGCACACCTTCGACTCGTCACTGGCCTCGCAGGTGCGGGCCGGCGCGATCGACGAACGCACCGCTCGCGGGCTGGCCCACTCCCCCGAGGACTTCGACCGGCTCTTTGGACGGCGGTAA
- a CDS encoding type II secretion system F family protein: MTFDYETISPDGSRAKGKIEAKSQAAAAATLEQQGLTPLKIAEAGTGMQKEIAIPGLGGRIKTRDLAVLARQFATMTSSGMSLIRSLAILEEQNEKPKLREALRDVRTDVEGGAQLSSALAKHDRIFPQLMVAMIRAGETGGFLDGALDGIATTLEKEAALKGKVKSALTYPVIVLAFSLIMIVGVIVFIVPVFEKMFKSLGGQLPLPTRILVVTSHQMWWAFPLVAGTTIAGTMLFRRELRNKPSVRLAFDAFKLRLPVFGKLLQKIAISRFTRNLGTLLSVGVPVIQALEVVGDTTGNSVITEATKDIQQAVRDGQPMTTPLRKHAIFPAMVTQMIEVGEQTGQISTMLDKVADFYDQEVEDATEALTASIEPIMVVFMGVIVGSMVICLYLPMFTIYQHVQGTS, encoded by the coding sequence ATGACGTTCGACTACGAGACCATCTCCCCCGACGGTAGTCGCGCAAAGGGCAAGATCGAGGCCAAGTCACAGGCCGCGGCCGCGGCAACCCTGGAGCAGCAAGGCCTCACCCCCCTGAAGATCGCCGAAGCCGGCACCGGCATGCAGAAGGAGATCGCGATCCCCGGCCTCGGTGGCCGGATCAAGACCCGCGACCTCGCCGTGCTGGCCCGCCAGTTCGCAACGATGACCTCCTCAGGCATGTCGCTGATCCGCTCGCTGGCCATCCTGGAAGAGCAGAACGAGAAGCCGAAGCTGCGCGAGGCACTTCGTGACGTGCGCACCGACGTTGAGGGCGGCGCCCAGCTGTCCAGCGCCCTGGCCAAGCACGACCGGATCTTTCCGCAGCTCATGGTCGCGATGATCCGGGCCGGTGAGACCGGCGGTTTCCTCGACGGCGCCCTGGACGGAATCGCCACCACCCTGGAGAAGGAGGCGGCGCTCAAGGGCAAGGTGAAGAGCGCCCTGACCTACCCGGTGATCGTGCTCGCCTTCAGCCTCATCATGATCGTCGGCGTCATCGTCTTCATCGTTCCGGTCTTCGAGAAGATGTTCAAATCTCTCGGCGGGCAGCTGCCGCTGCCGACCCGCATCCTGGTCGTCACCAGTCACCAGATGTGGTGGGCGTTCCCGCTGGTGGCCGGCACGACGATCGCGGGCACGATGCTCTTCCGCCGTGAATTGCGGAACAAGCCCAGCGTCCGGCTCGCCTTCGACGCCTTCAAACTTCGACTTCCGGTATTCGGGAAACTGCTGCAGAAGATCGCGATCTCCCGCTTCACCCGCAACCTCGGCACGCTGCTCTCGGTGGGCGTGCCGGTGATCCAGGCGCTGGAAGTCGTCGGTGACACCACGGGGAACTCGGTGATCACCGAAGCAACCAAGGATATTCAGCAGGCTGTCCGCGACGGGCAGCCGATGACCACACCACTGCGTAAGCACGCAATCTTTCCGGCGATGGTGACCCAGATGATCGAGGTCGGCGAGCAGACCGGCCAGATCAGCACCATGCTCGACAAGGTTGCCGACTTCTACGACCAGGAAGTCGAGGACGCCACCGAAGCTCTCACGGCGTCAATTGAACCGATCATGGTTGTCTTCATGGGCGTCATCGTCGGCTCGATGGTGATCTGCCTATACCTCCCAATGTTTACCATCTACCAGCATGTTCAGGGGACATCGTGA
- a CDS encoding GspE/PulE family protein → MYQSLAPVLEKLIERGAHEPAIDQAIASAHASGRELRDVLVNDHVITEADLAEATAEAYGLRVIDLVTHDLNNEAAQKVPLALARRHTVLGVGIELGELIVAMSDPNDVLALDDLRASTGMSIRPVVAARDDLLKAIERLQREDNDLGEVAAALGSPTQNTNADLQASGEDAPIVRYVNSLIEQAIANRASDLHLEPTESDLRVRYRIDGVLHEIDTVPHAVQSALISRIKIMSALDITERRVPQNGRMTVNLGSRSVDLRSATLPTVWGEKVVLRVLDTGGIDLDLRKLGFTDDNYARFSESFTKPHGMLLVTGPTGSGKSTTLYATLSKISTPEVNIITVEDPVEYRLPGINQVQVNIKAGLTFAAVLPAILRSDPDVALVGEIRDKVTAQLAVEASLTGHLVLSTLHTNDAPSAITRLIEMGIEPFLVGSSVDCILAQRLARRLCEWCRESYRPEEVDLLASRWPVDLIELPKELWHPVGCRSCAGTGYRGRVALHEVMTVSEQVERLAVERASANEIRKVATAEGMHSLRTDGLRKAADGLTTVAEVLRVAV, encoded by the coding sequence ATGTATCAGTCGTTGGCGCCTGTGCTAGAGAAGCTGATCGAGCGCGGGGCACATGAGCCTGCGATCGATCAGGCGATCGCCAGCGCGCACGCCAGCGGCCGAGAGCTCCGCGACGTACTGGTCAACGACCACGTCATCACCGAGGCCGACCTCGCCGAGGCGACGGCCGAGGCCTACGGCCTGCGAGTCATCGACCTGGTGACCCATGACCTCAACAATGAGGCCGCCCAGAAGGTGCCACTGGCGCTGGCTCGCCGACACACCGTGCTCGGCGTCGGGATCGAACTGGGCGAACTGATCGTCGCCATGAGCGACCCCAACGACGTACTGGCCCTGGACGACCTGCGGGCATCCACCGGGATGTCGATCCGTCCGGTGGTGGCCGCGCGCGACGACCTGCTCAAGGCCATCGAGCGACTGCAGCGCGAGGACAACGACCTCGGCGAGGTGGCGGCCGCTCTGGGGTCACCGACCCAGAACACCAACGCCGACCTGCAGGCCAGCGGCGAGGACGCCCCGATCGTTCGCTACGTCAACTCGCTCATCGAGCAGGCGATCGCCAACCGCGCCTCCGACCTCCACCTGGAGCCGACCGAGAGTGATCTGCGGGTCCGCTACCGCATCGATGGCGTGCTGCACGAGATCGACACCGTGCCGCACGCGGTGCAGTCCGCGCTCATCTCGCGCATCAAAATCATGTCGGCGCTGGACATCACCGAACGGCGAGTGCCCCAGAACGGCCGCATGACCGTCAACCTCGGGTCACGTTCAGTAGACCTTCGTAGCGCTACGCTACCGACGGTCTGGGGCGAGAAGGTCGTCCTGCGAGTACTCGACACCGGCGGTATCGACCTCGATCTGCGCAAGCTCGGCTTCACCGATGACAACTACGCACGCTTCTCGGAGTCATTCACCAAGCCGCACGGAATGCTTCTGGTTACCGGGCCGACGGGCTCCGGGAAGTCGACCACTCTCTACGCCACGCTGAGCAAGATAAGCACGCCAGAGGTCAACATCATCACCGTCGAAGATCCGGTCGAGTACCGCCTACCTGGGATCAATCAGGTACAGGTGAACATCAAAGCCGGCCTCACCTTCGCCGCTGTATTGCCGGCCATTCTGCGGTCTGACCCCGACGTCGCGCTGGTCGGTGAGATCCGGGACAAGGTGACGGCGCAGCTCGCCGTCGAGGCCTCGCTCACTGGCCACCTCGTCCTCTCCACCCTGCACACCAACGATGCACCCAGCGCAATTACTCGCCTGATCGAGATGGGGATCGAGCCCTTCCTGGTCGGTTCGTCGGTTGACTGCATCCTGGCCCAGCGCCTGGCCCGCCGCCTCTGCGAGTGGTGCCGCGAGTCCTACCGTCCGGAGGAGGTCGATCTGCTGGCCTCGCGCTGGCCGGTGGATCTCATCGAATTACCGAAGGAACTCTGGCATCCGGTCGGCTGCCGATCCTGCGCCGGTACCGGGTATCGCGGTCGGGTCGCGCTGCACGAGGTAATGACCGTCAGCGAGCAGGTGGAGCGGTTGGCGGTGGAGCGCGCATCGGCCAACGAGATCCGCAAAGTCGCCACCGCCGAAGGCATGCACAGCCTCCGCACGGACGGCCTGCGCAAGGCGGCCGATGGGCTTACGACCGTCGCAGAAGTTCTTCGAGTAGCTGTCTAG